Proteins from a single region of Hydra vulgaris chromosome 12, alternate assembly HydraT2T_AEP:
- the LOC100211484 gene encoding uncharacterized protein LOC100211484 isoform X5 gives MKPQICKGGFVVAIVQSQNNSCFDFITCTSESHITLWKVLKVDYSTLSIFVVHKFQVEGPILNLVASDNIIGFTLDKAIFLCKVVVQTNGEVDISKITHSNDQSHLTSVTELTACSSIPIFASASKDGKVKIWDATCMLIRELCFDETLSGMCFCNNRGDLLVGFQKNLHHVSVTEYLPQSYLEILLQQNIEDDKIEYCTPFDPNLKFWYDSRRVPVVTKLSKKFFANLKEVNLKLKHQISTTRQQKSTVNQNMINNNGLMTGNKSKQTPVDNIKPTSLGKIRKYKDNWFAEKIFSNKPIKKSEATSYKELCTFNFEESKAFEEKSISTTNEVLLSEKYVWPFAPDCFIPNSVVRSFRKPAYPFIDHLTRITNRLSKQDNVPEEIDFENDFEFSDNDNNYQVTNTKTFSFLSGIKEQISRPDKHDGIFVEKRKLRDDTSASEKKKTRQNVKSVIDNTKVKKRNKVLTKRIPKNEVMNQSFKAEIESASLSKKLPTPQIEIESVSLTECVPPPYDEYTDKEWFPRDIGYDQNFVISYLINQLNTSQPLVFKEILAAITKIHGYNSMSNELFEKFIQILLSYLENPSGQIRHYAVSAFLALSPNRRDVLLKLIPKLNDPIDPVKDAVKRLLNEMAGIKDADTLSSVIRELGEMKSGIMTSDKEVIESFKNTIITNKESFRKLSKFVNSSNSMKIKSQISANITNSSIYKNSVLSNKSLQSDYTQIKSTQFDETDEPTRLDDTANKKIIANIRESQNSLSPKHKSKIENNDNALKKNLSDSNQNKLQVINNKLTKKSDSMYPDLEGNEICDVKNKYKSKVKVKVTRKQKSALKDVNKTHGNFNNENSSATKRPNHTVTTNIEPQNDNSIRLLTINRSSQDISIKVFDKSTPSYRSDGSIISEEHRKLEIDGRIIYNDTLRVTKLGPYKEEKILLSKLLGLFKDEDIWHLNRLLHENIQETTEHLATNLANKLYKRFESLKSNPRLMPKFITNSFSKTLQVESNEELQSSLDVNISKSFNTSCESYIELGPNQMVEKKKQLETLGANKTKRINKKKSKLIEISSIQINNFDTQMNKPESIFFNDTLNLPMKSLSDSFSFEENKSNDQACCFYKTTYNLDKRNESESQISFEHATPNNRDKTISVKQIKSLFKVPPSIKKGNKLASKAPLFNNETQNKNEEKKHVSLFKAKKNKVLLPEISFNNTINKLNSDEKKKKVVLASSLTDNKNLSSNQISEYEINNCSADNISMLLNFLRKGHGVKKKERLSLKLKKTEKLLNIKNTTVRSESLLFTLEEAEQMLRKLNSLQKLTYKTFQSGVCGERILCRLETIASNYKYETITKVIESLPERYGCQIVSVDSGITMYGPLSFYWKSLCNTDLSLNYHQSDPTRNKTDLLTVDNKFYLKPCFLRL, from the exons atgAAGCCACAAATCTGTAAAGGGGGATTTGTAGTTGCTATAGTACAATCTCAAAATAATTcgtgttttgattttataacaTGTACAAGCGAGTCGCACATCACTCTTTGGAAAGTTTTAAAAGTGGATTACAGTACTCTGTCTATATTCGTTGTTCACAAGTTTCAGGTTGAGGGACCTATTTTAAATCTAGTTGCATCTGATAATATTATAGGCTTTACTTTggataaagcaatttttttatgcaaagtCGTTGTTCAAACAAATGGTGAAGTTGATATAAGTAAGATTACTCATTCAAACGATCAATCTCATTTAACATCCGTTACCGAg TTAACAGCTTGCTCAAGCATTCCTATATTTGCATCTGCTTCTAAAGACGGAAAAGTAAAAATTTGGGATGCAACCTGCATGCTCATCAGAGAGCTTTGTTTTGATGAGACATTGTCTGGAATGTGCTTTTGCAATAATAGAGGAGATCTTTTagttggttttcaaaaaaatttacaccaTGTTTCGGTAACGGAGTATTTACCACAATCTTACTTAGAAATTTTGCTTCAACAAAATATCGAAGATGATAAAATAGAATACTGTACACCATTTGACCCAAATTTGAAGTTTTGGTATGATAGCCGTCGTGTGCCGGTTGTAACTAAacttagcaaaaaattttttgccaaccttaaa gaagttaatttgaaattaaaacacCAAATATCGACAACAAGGCAACAGAAATCAACAGTAAACCAAAATATGATTAATAATAATGGCTTGATGACCGGTAACAAAAGTAAGCAAACGCCAGTGGACAATATCAAACCAACTTCATTgggaaaaatcagaaaatataaAGACAATTGGTTTGccgaaaaaatatttagtaataagCCAATTAAAAAATCAGAAGCCACCTCTTATAAAGAATTGTGCACTTTCAATTTTGAagaatcaaaagcttttgaagaG aaaagcATTAGCACAACAAATGAAGTTTTATTGTCAGAGAAATATGTTTGGCCATTTGCCCCCGATTGTTTTATTCCGAATTCTGTAGTACGATCGTTCCGAAAACCTGCTTATCCATTTATTGATCATTTAACAAGGATAACGAACCGTTTATCAAAACAGGATAATGTGCCGGAggaaattgattttgaaaatgattttgaatttaGTGATAATGATAACAATTATCAGGTCACTAATACAAAAACTTTCAGTTTCTTGTCTGGAATTAAGGAGCAAATATCTAGACCAGATAAACATGACGGCATATTTGTTGAGAAAAGAAAACTGCG agaTGACACCTCTGCatctgaaaagaaaaaaacaagacaaaatGTAAAGAGTGTAATTGATAATACTAAAGTGAAAAAGCGTAACAAGGTTCTTACGAAACGAATTccaaaaaatgaagttatgaaTCAAAGTTTTAAGGCAGAAATTGAATCTGCTTCTCTATCTAAAAAATTACCTACTCCTCAGATAGAAATTGAATCTGTTTCCTTAACTGAATGCGTACCTCCCCCTTATGATGAATATACGGATAAAGAATGGTTTCCGCGTGACATTGGCTATGATCAAAACTTCGTGATTTCTTATTTAATCAATCAATTGAATACATCTCAACCATTAGTATTTAAAGAAATTCTGGCAGCTATTACTAAAATACACGG TTACAACAGTATGTCAAACgaactttttgaaaagtttatacaaatactatTGTCATATCTGGAAAACCCATCTGGACAAATTCGTCATTATGCAGTTTCTGCTTTTCTGGCACTAAGCCCAAATCGCAGAGATGTTCTGTTGAAGCTAATACCAAAGCTAAACGATCCTATAGATCCGGTTAAAGATGCTGTTAAACGACTGTTAAATGAAATGGCtg GAATCAAAGATGCAGATACCTTATCATCAGTAATCCGAGAACTAGGCGAAATGAAATCAGGTATAATGACTAGTGATAAAGAGGTTATAGAGTCGTTTAAAAATAccataataacaaataaagaatcttttcgaaaactttcaaaatttgttaattcATCAAACagcatgaaaataaaaagtcaaatatCAG caaacaTAACTAACTCTAGCATTTACAAAAATAGCGtattatcaaataaatctttGCAATCAGATTATACACAGATTAAGTCAACACAATTTGATGAGACTGATGAGCCAACACGATTAGATGACACTGCGAATAag aaaattatagcTAATATTCGCGAAAGTCAGAATTCACTTTCACCAAAGCATAAATCGAAAATAGAAAATAACGATaacgcattaaaaaaaaatttatcagattccaaccaaaataaattgcaagtaataaataacaaacttactaaaaaaagcGACTCAATGTATCCAGATCTAGAAGGAAACGAAATCTGTGAtgtgaaaaacaaatataaaagcaAAGTCAAAGTTAAGGtaacaagaaaacaaaaa TCAGCTTTAAAAGACGTCAACAAAACTCACGGTAATTTTAACAATGAAAATAGTTCAGCAACTAAAAGACCGAATCATACAGTTACGACCAATATAGAACCGCAGAATGACAATTCTATTCGATTATTAACAATTAATCGATCATCACAGGATATATCTATCAAAGTGTTTGATAAAAGTACACCCAGCTATCGCAGTGATGGTAGCATTATAAGTGAAGAACATAGAAAGCTTGAGATTGATGGTCGTATAATTTACAACGATACACTTCGTGTAACAAAATTGGGACcatataaagaagaaaaaattctaCTATCAAAACTTCTTGGTTTGTTTAAAGATGAAGACATATGGCACCTTAATAGATTGTTACACGAAAATATACAG GAAACCACTGAACACTTGGCAACTAATCTAGCTAACAAATTATATAAGAGATTTGAATCCCTAAAAtcaa ATCCCAGATTAATGccaaaatttataacaaacagtttttcaaaaacacttCAAGTTGAAAGTAATGAAGAATTGCAATCTTCTTTGGATGTAAATATCTCAAAATCGTTCAATACTTCATGTGAAAGTTATATAG AGTTAGGTCCAAATCaaatggttgaaaaaaaaaaacagcttgaGACTCTTGGTGCAAACAAAAccaaaagaataaataaaaaaaaatcgaaattaattgaaatatccagtattcaaataaataactttgatacTCAAATGAATAAACccgaaagtatttttttcaacgATACTTTGAATCTTCCAATGAAATCACTTAGTGATAGTTTttcatttgaagaaaataaatcCAATGATCAAGCATgctgtttttacaaaacaaccTACAACCTAGACAAAAGAAATGAATCAGAAAGCCAAATCTCGTTTGAACATGCAACACCTAACAACCGAGATAAAACAATATccgttaaacaaattaaatctcTATTCAAAGTACCACCTAGCATTAAAAAAGGGAACAAACTCGCAAGTAAAGCACcactttttaataatgaaacacaaaacaaaaatgaagaaaaaaaacatgttagtctttttaaagcaaaaaaaaacaaagtattgcTTCCCGAAATATCTTTCAACAATAccattaataaattaaactctgacgagaaaaagaaaaaagtggtTTTAGCTTCCAGTTTAacagataataaaaatttatcaagtaaTCAAATATCTGAATATGAAATAAACAATTGTAGTGCAGACAACATTTCAATGTTATTGAACTTTTTGAGAAAGGGTCATGGCGTAAAAAAAAAGGAGCGCTTGtcattgaagttaaaaaaaaccgaaaagttattaaatataaaaaacactaCAGTGAGGAGCGAAAGTTTGTTGTTTACATTGGAGGAAGCagaacaa ATGCTTAGAAAGTTGAATTCTTTGCAAAAACTTACCTACAAAACTTTCCAGTCTGGAGTATGCGGAGAACGCATACTATGTAGATTAGAAACGATAGCTTCAAATTACAAATATGAAACAATAACCAAAGTTATTGAGTCTTTACCAGAAAGATATGGATGCCAAATAg tttcagTTGACTCTGGAATAACAATGTATGGACCGCTTAGTTTTTATTGGAAATCATTATGCAACACGGATCTTTCATTGAATTATCATCAAAGTGACCCAACGCGTAATAAAACTGATTTATTGACTGtagacaataaattttatttaaaaccttgttttttaaggctttaa